Proteins found in one Bremerella volcania genomic segment:
- a CDS encoding recombinase family protein: MKKVACYVRVSTVGQNSASQKREITRWLNGNGISPESVVWFSDKESGDSLARPEFEKLRSAIFNGEVGTVIVWKLDRLSRKLRDGINTLCDWCESGLRVVSVTQQLDFSAATGKLVASVLFAVAEMEQETRRERQAAGIFAAKERGVYQGRKPGTTKAKPARAQALREKGLTHEEIATAMGVSRSTVIRYLG, from the coding sequence ATGAAAAAGGTAGCCTGTTACGTCAGAGTCAGTACCGTAGGCCAAAATTCAGCAAGCCAGAAACGGGAGATAACTCGTTGGCTTAACGGTAACGGTATCTCTCCCGAGTCGGTTGTTTGGTTCTCTGATAAAGAGTCTGGCGATTCTCTTGCCCGCCCCGAATTCGAGAAGCTTCGATCGGCTATCTTCAACGGGGAGGTGGGAACCGTCATTGTTTGGAAATTGGATCGACTCTCCCGAAAGTTGCGGGATGGGATCAATACTCTCTGTGATTGGTGCGAAAGCGGCTTGCGGGTTGTCTCGGTAACTCAGCAACTCGACTTCTCAGCGGCGACGGGAAAGCTTGTAGCGTCGGTTCTGTTTGCCGTTGCCGAAATGGAGCAAGAAACCAGACGGGAAAGGCAAGCCGCTGGAATTTTCGCTGCGAAGGAACGGGGCGTCTACCAGGGCAGAAAACCGGGGACAACGAAAGCCAAGCCAGCTAGAGCCCAAGCTCTCAGAGAAAAGGGCCTCACTCATGAAGAGATAGCTACGGCAATGGGAGTAAGCCGTAGCACGGTCATCCGATATCTGGGCTGA